Within Gemmatimonadota bacterium, the genomic segment GCTACCGCGAGGTCTACAACGCGATGCTCCTCGCCGCGCGTCGGATGGACGAGGGCGACTTCCTCTCGCGCGACGAGATCCTCGGGTCGGTGCAGCGTCAGCCGGCCCTGCAGAACGCGCCAGGGGCGGAGTTCAACTACAACAACACCGCCTTCGCGATGCTGGCGATGATCGTCGAGCGGAAGAGCGGGCTGCCCTTCCCCGAGTTCATGGCGACGCGCGTCTTCGGTCCGCTCGGGATGACGCAGACCGTCGTGCGCGCCGACCGCCACGGCACGGTGCGTGGCGCGACGACCGGCTATTCGCGCGGCGCCGACGACACCTGGCGCGACCTCGGCGACCTCGCGAGCTCGATGGGCGCCGGCGGCATCTACACGACGCTCGCCGACCTCCAGAAGTGGGCGGAGAACTACCAGCGCCCGCGCGTCGGCACCGCGGCGGGGATCGCGCAGATGATGACCTCGTTCGTCCTGACCGACGGGAAGCCGACCGGGTACGGCTTCGGGCTCTTCATCGACAAGCAGGGGACGCAGAAGCGGGTCCATCACGGCGGCGCGGACATCTCGCACCGCTCGATGCTCGCGGTCTATCCCGACCTCGACGCCGGCGTGACGGTGCAGAGCAACGACGGCGGGTTCGACGCGAGCCTCGCCTTCCGGATCGCCGCGGCGTTCCTCCCCGAGCTCCGGCCGGCCGCGCCGACCACCGCCGCTGCCGCGTCCTCGGCGTTCGACGCGTCGGCGTGGGATGTGAAGAAGTTCGACGCGTTCGTGGGCCGGTATGCGCTCGATGCTGCCCCGCAATTCGTGCTCACCTTCACGCGGTCCGGTGATACGCTCCGCACGCAGGCGACCGGCCAGGGCGCGATCCGCATCTTCCCGATGTCCGACTCGACCTTCGACCTGCGCGTCGTGCCGGCGACGATCACCTTCCATCGCGATGCGCAGGGGAAGGTGACCGGACTCACGCTTCATCAGAACGGCGACCAGAAGGCGACGCGCCTCGTCGGCGACGGCGAGAAGCCGTGGGCGCCGACGCCGGATGAGCTCGCCGCGTACGCCGGACGCTACTTCAGCGAGGAGCTCGAGACCTTCTACGACCTCGTGGTGAAGGACGGCAAGCTGACGGTGCTGAACCGCCGGACCGACCCGGCGGTGATCACCCCGAGCGCGCGCGATCGGTTCGGTGCGGGGGACGGGACGACCGTCGTCTTCGAGCGCGATCGCAACGGCATCATCATCGGCCTCTACGCGGGCAACGGACGCACGCGCGACGTGCGGTTCGTGAAGCAGCGATAGGACGAGCAGTACCTCCGCAGGCGAACGGCCGTCACACGCGTGACGGCCGTTCGCATAGGTGGGTAGCGAGGGAAAAGGGACGTGCGTTCCGCGCACGTCGTCCGACCCCACCCACGCAGGAGTCGCCATGCATGCCGCAGCATTCGCTGGTGCCGTGCTCGCGTTGAGTCATCTCGTCGTGCCCATCCCGCTCGATCGTCCGGCGCCGGCCGCGGACCTCGTCGTCGCGGGCCGCATCACCACCACGGCCGGCGCGCCGCTGTTCGGTGCGAACGTCGTCGTGCCGGCGGCACGCGTCTCCGTCGGCACCGACGCCGAGGGTCGGTACCGCCTCATCCTCCCCGCCGCGCAGCGCGGCGGCACGATCGTCGTCCGGGCGCGCGCCATCGGCTACGTGCCGCAGGAGCGCCGTCTCACGCTCGTGCAGGACTCCACGACCGCCGATTTCGCGCTCGCACCCGACGTGCTGCGACTCGAGCAGGTGATCGTGACCAAGGGTGCGGCGGCGAGCGCGCTCTACGGCGGCAGCGCGCCGGCGATCCAGCTCCGCGCGCGGACCAGCCTGGCGGACCTCCCCATCAGGGGATCGCGCAGCGCCGAGGACCGCGACCTGAGCGGCGAGCAATACGCGCGCATCGTGGACAATCCCTTCCGGTCGCCACGCGTGGCGCCGCGCTCGACCTTCGGCATCGACGTCGACCGCGCGTCGTACAGCAACCTGCGCCGGATCATCACGGTCGACCGGCAGCACCCGCCCGCCGACGCCGTGCGCATCGAGGAGCTGCTCAACTACTTCGCGTACGACTACGCGGCCCCGGACGACGTGCGGCCGTTCGCCGTGCACGCCGACGTCGCCGCGGCACCATGGGCGCCGGAGCACCGGCTCGTCCGCATCGGGCTCCAGGCACGCGCGATCGACATGGCCACCGCGCCGGCCAACAACCTCGTCTTCCTCATCGACGTCTCCGGGTCGATGCAGAGCCCGGACAAGCTGCCGCTCCTGCAGCAGGCCTTCCGGCTGCTCGTCGGCCAGCTGCGCGAGCAGGATCGCATCGCCATCGTCGTGTATGCCGGCAGCGAGGGACTCGCGCTCCCGTCCACTTCCGGTGATGCGAAGCAGCGGATCCTCGACGTGCTCGACCGGCTCGAGGCGGGTGGTTCCACTGCCGGTGGTGCGGGGCTCCGCCTCGCGTACGACGTGGCGAAGGCGAACCACATCCCGCGCGGGAACAACCGCGTCATCCTCGCGACGGATGGCGACTTCAACGTCGGCACGACGAGCAACGCCGAGCTGGAACGGATGGTCGAGGCCCGGCGCGCCGAGGGGACCGCGCTCACCGTGCTCGGCTTCGGCGCCGGCAACCTGCACGACGACCGGATGGAGATGCTCGCCGACAAGGGCAACGGCAACTATGCGTACATCGACTCCCCCCTCGAGGCGCGGAAGGTGCTCGTGCAGGAGATGGGCGGGACCCTCGTCACGGTGGCGAAGGATGTGAAGCTGCAGGTCGAGTTCAACCCGTCGCGCGTCGCGGGATACCGGCTGATCGGCTACGAGAACCGCGTGCTCGCGGACGAGGATTTCAAGAACGACGCGAAGGATGCCGGCGACATGGGCGCCGGACACTCCGTGACGGCCCTCTACGAGGTCATCCCCGTGGGCGCGTCGGACGCGGAGCGCGCGCCGATCCCCGATTCGCTCCGGTACGTCCGCGCCGAGTCCGCGACCTTCGTGGCCTCGGAGGAGCTGCTCTTCGTCCGCCTTCGCTACAAGGCGCCGCAGGATTCGGTGAGCGTGCCGATGGAACTCGCGGTCCCGGACCGCGTGACGGTCGCCTCGGAGGACTTCCGCTTCGCGCAGGCGGTCGCGGCATTCGGCATGGTGCTCCGGGACTCCGAGTACAAGGGCGCGGCCAGCAGCGGCATGGCGCGTGCACTCGCCGAGGGCGCCCTCGGACGCGACCCATGGGGCTATCGCGCCGACTTCGTCCGGCTCGTCCGTGCGTACGAACGCCTGCCGGACCGGCGGACCTCGGACGCCAACCGGGAGCGGTAGGCGAAGCGGTCGGCGCGACGGTAGCGCTGGCGCGGGACGCGGTGCCACTTTCCGGCATCGCGTCCCTGCGTTGTCCGCCCACCCGAGGTACCCGCACATGCGGCCCACCATCGTGCTCGCCGGACTGCTCGTGCTCGGATCCGGATGTGCCTTCACGCAGCGCAGCCCGGTGACGCGCCCCGCAGTGCAGCTCGCGGCCGAGCGGCCGTTCGTGGTCCACGTCCTCGACTCCGAGACCCCCGCGATGCGGCCGTGCCAGGTCCGCCACCTGCGCGCGATCGTCCGCGAGGTCCGCGCCGACACGCTCGTGCTCGATGACGCCGTCACGATGCGACGCGCGCCGCGCGCGCCGGACTGCCTGCGCGGACGGAGTGGGCTCGTGGTCCTCTCGGAGCAGCCATCGGTCGAGGCCGTGACCGTGCGCGGGCATCCCTGGCGCACGCTCGGCGCGGTGCTCCTCGCGATCCCGTTCGGCGTCGCGCTCACGATCATGGCAATCCTCGGACCCCCGACATGAACAGTGCTCGTCGACTGCTGCTCCTCGGCGTCGCCGTCCTTGCGGCGTCCGGCTGCGCGTCCACCCATCGCCATCCTCCGCTGCCGCTGACGATCCAGCTCTCGGCGCCGCGGACCTTCGATGTCCATGTCTTCGTCACGCCGGGCGCGCCGGCCACGACATGCGCGGTGCGCATCATCGAGGGGACCGTGCACGAGACGCGCGGCGACACGCTCTGGCTCTCGCGCGCGATCGCGCTCGCGCGGCCCGGCGGCGCCCCCGATTGCATCGGCGGGCGCGCCGCCTACGTCGATCTGCAAGCGCATCCCGATCTCCGGTCGCAGACCTCGTTCATCCGGACGGGCCCCTCGATCGCGCTCGTGTTGTTCATCGGCACCTTCGTCGTCCTCGGCACCATCCTCGCGGTGATCGCGGGGTCCGCATAGCCCAGCACCGGCCGCGCCCGCGTATCATTCGCTCCATGCCCGAGCGCCCCTCCGGTCCGATGATCACCGTGCGACGCGCGCGCGCCGCGGATGCCGCTGCCCTCAGCCACCTCGCGGCGGAGACCTTCCGCGATGCGTTCGCCGATCAGAACACCGCGGAGGACATGGCCGCACATCTGGCGGCGCACTACAGCCCACCCCGCCAGGCCGCCGAGATCGCCGACCCGGCGAGCACCGTCCTGCTCGCCGAGCACACCGACGAGCGGGGAACGGCGACGCTCATCGGGTACGCGCACGTGGCCTCCACGCAGGCACCCGCGGTCGTCACCGGCTCCGCCCCGATCGAGCTGAAGCGCTTCTACGTCGCGCGAGCGCATCACGGCGCCGGCGTGGCGCATCGGTTGTTCGACGCGGTGGAAGCGGAAGCGCGCCGCCGCGGTGCGGACGCGCTCTGGCTCGGGGTCTTCACGCGCAATCCCCGGGCGATCGCCTTCTATGAGAAGCGTGGCCTCGCGGTCGTCGGTGAGCAGATCTTCACGGTCGGCATCGACCCGCAGCGGGACTGGATCATGGCGCGCGCCCTCGCCGCGCCCGACGCGCCCTCCGACCCCTAGGCCGAACTCGCCCCGAAACCCCGCCGCGCGCGGGGCCGTACCCTCGTGGACAGGCGAACCGTCCCGCGTTCCGCGGTGTCCAACGATCGACGCCCACGTCTCCCACACCCTTCCTGCGCCCCATGACGAGCTTCCTCACGCGCGCGACCGTCCTCGCCTTCCTCGCCCTTCCCGCCGCGCTCACGGCGCAGCAGGCCGAGCCCTGGGCCGCGCTGCGCCGCCCCGCCACCCGCACACCGACCGCGACCACCGGCGACATCACCGTCGCCGACCTCCAGTCGCGCGTCTATCGCTTCGCGGCCGACTCGATGCAGGGCCGGCTCATGGGCACGCCCGGCAACGTCATGGGCGTCGAGTACATCGCCGCCGAGATGAAGCGGCTCGGCCTCGAGCCCGCCGGCGAGAACGGGACCTACTTCCAGTCCCTGCCGTGGATGGACCGCAAGCTGGACGAGACGGCGAACATCGTCGCCGGCGGGAAGACCTTCCGTCCCTGGGTCGATTTCGTGCCGCGTGACCAGGGCACGGGCGAGCGCTCCATCGACGGCGTCCCGGTCGTGTACGCCGGG encodes:
- a CDS encoding von Willebrand factor type A domain-containing protein, whose product is MHAAAFAGAVLALSHLVVPIPLDRPAPAADLVVAGRITTTAGAPLFGANVVVPAARVSVGTDAEGRYRLILPAAQRGGTIVVRARAIGYVPQERRLTLVQDSTTADFALAPDVLRLEQVIVTKGAAASALYGGSAPAIQLRARTSLADLPIRGSRSAEDRDLSGEQYARIVDNPFRSPRVAPRSTFGIDVDRASYSNLRRIITVDRQHPPADAVRIEELLNYFAYDYAAPDDVRPFAVHADVAAAPWAPEHRLVRIGLQARAIDMATAPANNLVFLIDVSGSMQSPDKLPLLQQAFRLLVGQLREQDRIAIVVYAGSEGLALPSTSGDAKQRILDVLDRLEAGGSTAGGAGLRLAYDVAKANHIPRGNNRVILATDGDFNVGTTSNAELERMVEARRAEGTALTVLGFGAGNLHDDRMEMLADKGNGNYAYIDSPLEARKVLVQEMGGTLVTVAKDVKLQVEFNPSRVAGYRLIGYENRVLADEDFKNDAKDAGDMGAGHSVTALYEVIPVGASDAERAPIPDSLRYVRAESATFVASEELLFVRLRYKAPQDSVSVPMELAVPDRVTVASEDFRFAQAVAAFGMVLRDSEYKGAASSGMARALAEGALGRDPWGYRADFVRLVRAYERLPDRRTSDANRER
- a CDS encoding serine hydrolase, translated to MRRLLALALLPAAAPLFAQVPLTVGRPVERTLVRGDTARYTIDADSGMLLRLTVEQRSVNAIVRVMGPRNAALTVRNELRRGTERVQVETVAKGPHVIQVFPDSAGGEFVLTLVAREPLSTDPKRLVDQLLAPWDRRDGPGAAVAVWRGGRTLFAKGYGMANLAYDVPFTAATPTNIGSTSKQFTAFAIMLLVEEGKLSLDDDVRTHLPEIPDLGKVVTVRHLLTHTSGYREVYNAMLLAARRMDEGDFLSRDEILGSVQRQPALQNAPGAEFNYNNTAFAMLAMIVERKSGLPFPEFMATRVFGPLGMTQTVVRADRHGTVRGATTGYSRGADDTWRDLGDLASSMGAGGIYTTLADLQKWAENYQRPRVGTAAGIAQMMTSFVLTDGKPTGYGFGLFIDKQGTQKRVHHGGADISHRSMLAVYPDLDAGVTVQSNDGGFDASLAFRIAAAFLPELRPAAPTTAAAASSAFDASAWDVKKFDAFVGRYALDAAPQFVLTFTRSGDTLRTQATGQGAIRIFPMSDSTFDLRVVPATITFHRDAQGKVTGLTLHQNGDQKATRLVGDGEKPWAPTPDELAAYAGRYFSEELETFYDLVVKDGKLTVLNRRTDPAVITPSARDRFGAGDGTTVVFERDRNGIIIGLYAGNGRTRDVRFVKQR
- a CDS encoding GNAT family N-acetyltransferase, with the translated sequence MPERPSGPMITVRRARAADAAALSHLAAETFRDAFADQNTAEDMAAHLAAHYSPPRQAAEIADPASTVLLAEHTDERGTATLIGYAHVASTQAPAVVTGSAPIELKRFYVARAHHGAGVAHRLFDAVEAEARRRGADALWLGVFTRNPRAIAFYEKRGLAVVGEQIFTVGIDPQRDWIMARALAAPDAPSDP